In Perognathus longimembris pacificus isolate PPM17 chromosome 3, ASM2315922v1, whole genome shotgun sequence, a single window of DNA contains:
- the Dazap1 gene encoding DAZ-associated protein 1 isoform X6, with protein MMRRSRGLEVEVKRAEPRDSKSQAPGQPGASQWGSRVVPNAANGWAGQPPPTWQQGYGPQGMWVPAGQAIGGYGPPPAGRGAPPPPPPFTSYIVSTPPGGFPPPQGFPQGYGAPPQFSFGYGPPPPPPDQFAPPGVPPPPATPGAAPLTFPPPPSQAAPDMSKPPTAQPDFPYSQYAGYGQDLSGFGQGFSDPSQQPPSYGGPSVPGSGGPPAGGSGFGRGQNHNVQGFHPYRR; from the exons GTGGAGGTTAAACGGGCTGAACCTCGGGACAGCAAAAGCCAAGCGCCAGGACAGCCGGGTGCCAGCCAATGGGGGAGCCGCGTCGTGCCCAATGCTGCGAACGGTTGGGCAGGCCAGCCCCCACCCACGTGGCAGCAGGGATATGGCCCACAAG GAATGTGGGTGCCAGCAGGACAGGCAATTG GTGGCTACGGACCGCCCCCTGCAGGACGAggagccccacctccaccccctccGTTCACTTCCTACATCGTGTCTACCCCGCCCGGTGGCTTTCCCCCTCCTCAGGGCTTCCCACAGGGCTATGGTGCCCCACCACAGTTCA GTTTTGGCTATGGGCCTCCGCCTCCACCTCCGGATCAGTTTGCCCCCCCAGGGGTCCCTCCTCCACCTGCTACTCCAGGGGCAGCGCCTCTCACCTTCCCACCACCTCCATCTCAGGCTGCTCCAGACATGAGCAAACCGCCAACGGCCCAACCAGACTTTCCTTATAGTCAGTATG CAGGTTACGGGCAGGACTTGAGTGGCTTTGGACAAGGCTTCTCGGACCCCAGCCAGCAGCCCCCTTCCTACGGGGGCCCCTCAGTGCCAGGGTCAGGAGGTCCCCCCGCCGGCGGCAGTGGCTTTGGACGAGGTCAGAACCATAACGTGCAAGGATTCCACCCCTACCGACGCTAG
- the Rps15 gene encoding 40S ribosomal protein S15 translates to MAEVEQKKKRTFRKFTYRGVDLDQLLDMSYEQLMQLYSARQRRRLNRGLRRKQHSLLKRLRKAKKEAPPMEKPEVVKTHLRDMIILPEMVGSMVGVYNGKTFNQVEIKPEMIGHYLGEFSITYKPVKHGRPGIGATHSSRFIPLK, encoded by the exons ATG GCGGAAGTGGAGCAGAAGAAGAAGCGGACCTTCCGCAAATTCACCTACCGTGGTGTGGACCTCGACCAGCTGCTGGACATGTCCTA TGAGCAGCTGATGCAGCTGTACAGTGCCCGGCAGCGGCGACGGCTCAACCGGGGTCTGCGCAGAAAGCAGCATTCGCTGCTGAAGCGCCTGCGCAAGGCCAAGAAGGAGGCACCACCCATGGAGAAGCCTGAAGTGGTGAAGACACATCTTCGAGACATGATCATCCTGCCTGAGATGGTAGGAAGCATGGTTGGTGTATACAATGGCAAGACATTCAACCAGGTGGAAATCAAG CCTGAGATGATCGGCCACTACCTGGGCGAGTTCTCCATCACCTACAAGCCTGTGAAGCATGGTCGGCCTGGCATTGGGGCCACCCACTCGTCACGCTTCATCCCCCTCAAGTAA